CTGTCCGCTCATGCCGCCTTGCCCGCCCATCGCACCGCCCGAGGGGGCGGACTGCAATCCTGCTGGCGGGACGCTGCCCGACGTCGCGGCCCCACCGCCGCCTTGCGCCCCCGATACGAGGCCACCCCCGGACGTTCCGCCCTGCTGTGGCGCTGCCTCACTGCCAGCGCCCGCAGCACCAGCCGCCCCGCCGACCGCGCCGTTCGCGGAGGAAGACATCGCCGACCCGCCGCCGGAGCCCGTGCCGCCCGGCCCGCTGCCCGCTGCGTAGGTCGTTGCCAGTTCGGCATGGGTCGGGATGGTCTGCCCCTTGGGTTCATCGTCCAGGGGATCCGAGCACCCGCTGGCGAGCAACAGCGCCAGCACCGACCCGCCCGAAAGCATCCACGTTCGTCCGGTCATGCGCCTTTCTCCCGTTCAACGGCCGGCACGACGCGCCAGCCTCCGCCGAGCGCCTTTTGCAACCCGATCCAGTCCACCGTCACCTGTGCCCGCGCATTGGCGGTGAGCGTCTCGGCTTCGGCGAGATCGCGCTCGGCCGTCAGCAGGTCGAGCAGGCCGACCAGTCCGGCGCGATATTGTTCCTCCAGCACCGTTCGCGCACGTCGACGTCGCTCCACGGTGCGTTCCGCCAGTACCAGCCGTTCGCGGTTACGCGTCGATGCGACGAGTCCGTCCTCGACTTCGCGGAACGCGCCCAGCACCGCCGAGCGGTAGCGCGCCAGCGCCTCGTCGACATTGGCGCGCTGGCGCTCGACCTCGGCGCGACGCCGCCCGCCGTCGAAGATCGGCGCGGTGAGGTTCGCGCCCAGCGAGAACAGCGTGCTCGCCCATTCCAGCAGCCCGCCGGTGCGTATGCCGCCATAGGAAGCATTGAGCGACAGGCTGGGATAAAGGTCGCGCACCGCGCCCGCTTCCGAATGGGTGGCGGCGGCCAGCTCGCGCTCGGCCCGGCGGATGTCGGGGCGGCGCAGCAGCAGCTCGGACGGCATGCCCGTCGCTACAGTGGCGCTGGCGGGAATGGGCCTGACCGGGGAGAGGGTGTCGCGCAGCGCCGCCGGCTCGCGCGCGGCCAACACTGCCAGCCGCTGCGCCGCCTGTGTTTCCTGCATCCGGAGCTGTGGAATCTGCGCCTCGATGCCGAGCACTTGCGCGTCGGTCCGCGCGGTGTCCGCCTCCGTCACAAGCCCGGCGCGCTCCTGCTCGCGGGCCAGCGCCTGCGTGCGGCGGGCGATCGCCAGGTTGCGGTCCAGCACCGCGAGCCGCGCCTGGACCTCGCGAACGACCAGATAGTCGCGCGCGACCTCGGCGGCGAGGCTGGTGCGGACGTCCTCGATGTCGAAGCCTGCCGCGGCGACCCGTGCATCTTCCGCCCGGGTGCGGGCGCGATTTGCGCCGAACAGATCTACCTCCCAACTCGCGTCGAAGCTCGCCTGGTAGAGTTCGAAGGCGGAGCCCGGGATATCGTCGATGCCCAGGGTGTCCGTCGATCCGCCCGCACCGCCGCCCCCGGCCTCGCCGAGATTCAGTTTGGCGCTGCCGCTGCCGGTCTGCTGCCGCTGCGCCGCGCCGGTGCCGTCGAGCGTAGGCAAGCCCGCTGCGCGGGTCACGCCGCGCTGCGCGCGCGCGCGGCGCAACCGGGCCCGGGCGGCGTCGAGGTCGAGGTTGCGCGCCAGCGTGTCAGCGACAAGCGCGTCGAGCGTCGGATCGCCGAGCTGGATCCACCAACGCTCCAGCGCCCCTTCCGCGATCGCGGCGGGCAGCGGCGCGTTGGCGTAGGGGCGCGCCAGCGCCGTGATAGGGGTGGGCTCGGCATAGCGCGGGCCGGTGGCGCAGGCCGCCAGCGTTAGCAGCGGCAGCAGCATGATCGTACGGTTCATGCTTCCTGATCCTCCGGGCTCGGCTTGCCCTTCAGGAAGAAGAGCAGGGGCAGGCAGGCGGCGATGGCGCACGCGATGATGAAGAACACGCCCTGGAAGGACAGCACCGCGGCCTGCGTGTCGATCGCCTGGCTGAACGATTCCGCGGAACCGTACTGCCGCAGTGCCTGCTGGTATTCGTCGCGCCAAGGCGAGGCGTAGGGGACCAGCTGCTCGCGATAGCTCTGCTGCCCCCGCTCCAGCATCGTGACGGCGAGCGCGGTCCCAACCGATCCCCCCATGTTCACGGCGATGGCCATGAACGTCCCGGCCTGTTCGCGCAGCTTGCCCGGCACGCCGATATAGCTCTGGCTCTGGAGCGGTGTGTAGATCAGCCCCACACCCAGCTGCTGCGCGATGCTGAAGCAGACGATCTGCGAGAAGCTGAGGTCGGGATAGATGTGGCTCGACAGATACATGCCGATGCCGACCGAAACGAAGCCGACGCCGACGAGATGACGGGTGGCGACCTTGCCGGTCAGGAAGCCGGTGACCGGCAGCAGGAACAGCACGGGCAACGCGCCCAGGCCGAGCACCAGCCCGGCGGTGGTGGAGTTGTAGCCGAGCTGCTGTTGCAAGAGCAGCGGCACGATCGCCGGCGTACCGAACAGGGTGGCACCGGTCACGAAGATCAGGACCACGGCGATCGCGGGATTGCGGTTCTTGAACAATCGGAACTTCACCACCGGATCGCGCGCCAGCATCTCCCAGATCGGCCAGAGCAGCAGGCAGGTTATGCCGATCACCGTCGCCCAGAGGATGGAGGACGTGGCGAACCAGTCGTTCGTCTGACCCCGGTCGAGCACGTAGGAGATCGAGGCGAGCCCCACCGCGCCGAGAAGGAAGCCGAACCAGTCGAGACGCAGGCCCTTGGCGCGACGCTTCCTGGTCGCGTTGCGAACGGCGGGAGGATCGTTGAGCAGCAGGATGCAGCCGGTCACGGCAGCGATCCCGGTGGGTACGTTGAGCCAGAAGATCCAGTGCCACGACGCGTTCTCGGCCACCCAGCCGCCATAGACGGGGCCGATCGCCGGCCCGAGTACCACCGCCATGCCGTAGAGCGCGAACCCCAGTCCGCGCTGTTCGGCCGGCAGCGTGTCGGCGATGATCGAACTCTCGCTCGCCGCGTTTCCGGCCGCCGCCATGCCTTGGAGGATGCGGAAGAAGATCAGGCTCTCGATGCTCCACGCCATGGCGCACAGCGCCGAGGCGATCGTGAACGCCGCGACGCAGCAGATGTAGAACGGCTTGCGCCCGAAATAGAGCGACGCCCAGCCTGACAGCGGCAGGATCGCGGCCTGCGCCACCAGATAGCCGGTCAGGATGGTGTCGCTGGACTCGGGCGAGGAGGCGAGGTTGCCCGCGATGGTGTTCAGCGCGACCGCGAGCCCGGTCGAGTTCATCGTCTCGAAGAGGGTGCCGAAACTGACGATCCCGGCGATCAGCAGCGGCGGGACGCCGGGCTTGGCCGCCGAACGGGGCGTGGCGCTCACGGCATCACCTTGACGCTCGCCGTCACCGACAGGCCGGGAACGATGTCGGCGTTGGCGGGGAAGTCGCGGAACGCATCGTCGCGGAAGCGGATCTTGACCGGCACCCGCTGCACCGTCTTCACCCAGTTGCCGGTCGCGTTCTGCGGCGGCAGCGCGGAGAACTGAGCGCCGGAACCGGCCTGGAAGCTGTCGACGTAGCCCGCCAGTTTGAAACCCGAGAAGGCCGATATCGTCAGCTCCACCGCCTGACCGCGACGCATCAGGCGCAGCTGATCCTCCTTGAAGTTCGCCTCCACCCAGCGCGCCGGGCCGACGATCGCGGCGAGCGGCTGGCCGGGCGACAGGTAATCGCCCGGCTCGATGTCGAACTGTGTCACCCGGCCGGCGATCGGAGCGACCACCGTCGCGTCGCCGCGACGCAGCCGCGCGTTGGCCAGGTTGGCCTCCGCCTGCCGGACACGCGCCCGGGCGGCGACGATATTCGCCTCCGCCTGACCGATGCCTGCCGCTTGCGCGCGGACCGTCTCGTCGGCGGCGCGCGCGGTCTCGAGCGCTGATCGGGATGATGCGAGCGCGCGGTCGCGTTGCTGCTCGGCGACGGCACCCTGAGACAGCGAAGCGTAGCGACGGTATTCGCGGTCGGCCGCAACCGCTTCCGCGTCGCGCGCGCGGGCGGTGGCACCTGCCTGGCGGACCTGCGCACGGGCGGACACAAGCGCCGCCTGCGCCTGAAGCACCGCGGCACGCGCGCTTTCGACCTCCGCCTCCGCCTGCCGCAGCGCGACCTCATAGCTGCCGACGCTGATCGCGGCGAGCGGCTGTCCCGCCCTGACAAGCTGGTTGTCGACGACGAACACGCGGGTCACGTTGCCGGACACACCGGGGGACAGTCGTGCGATGGGGCCGCGAATATAGGCGTTGTCAGTCGACTGCCACTTGCGCGCTTCCAGCCACCACAACACAGCGCCGATGATGGCCAACACCAGCAGGACAAGTACGGCAATCGCGATCAGCTTGTGCTTCGGCTCATCCAGCCAGGCGCTGGCCTTTTCCTTGGCCGATCGATCGTCTTCGTCGTCGTCCTGATCGCCGTCGCCATCCTCGGCGTCGTCGTTCTCGCCATCCTTTTTCTTGTCGGCGTCGTCGTCGCGATCCGCTTCGGAGTCACCCGAGGTGTCATCATCCGACGCGTTGCGCTTTCCATCGGCATCCTCCTGGACTTCCGAACCGGACTCACTCGGCTGTTTCTGTTCGCGATCGCTGGTCGCGCTGTGATCTTCACTCAACCATGCCCCCTCTGCCAGCCCGGCTCCCCATGGCCCCTCTAAAACGAGACAATGGTGTGCGTTTGCGACGTAACTCTCCGCAGGCAATTCTGCTCCAGGCTAATTCAATTTTTTGAAGCGCGTGACACACGGGCGTGAGCAGCATCGCGCATCTTAGGTGCCGTTGAAGGCCTGCTTGGGCGCCAGCAGTCAAAGCGAAGTTAGCGATCAACGGCTTTTTCAACAGCCACGATCGTTTGATGGACAGGCCATCAATCGTCGTGTTCGACGAAGGATGGGGGGTAGCCTCGCGCCATCATGGCAAAGCTCGGATCGCCTTCGCTATGGACCGCAAGCACGTTCTGCGCGGGCAACGGCTGAGTGGTGTAAAGGTCGAAGCCTCCACTGTCCGGGACGCAGCCAAGCATCCTGCCATATGCTGCGACAACCGCTTGGGCGGCATCGTAGGCGTGGCGGGAATACGAAAGAGGTATGGCAACCTCCAACACGCGTGCGCGTCCGATACGCTTCAATATCGTCTGCAAGCTCTCGTCTTGCTGCCAGAAATAGGCGGCTTCTCCGCCCCAACTTTCTACCAGTAGCTCCACGCCGCCATCGTCGACACTATGAGGGTACGATACCGCCCAAAACTTGCCCGAGCGGGAAGCCCGCTGATCGCTTTGATAGGGACTGTCGGCAAACAGCTTATCAGCGATCTCCGCGCTGAAGCTACCGGCCTCGACCTCTGCGTCTAGCCGCGCGCGAAAGTTGGCAAGGCTGGACGGATAGATGCCGTCGCTGCGTATAATCTCGACTTCCCGATCAGTCATGCGGGTGTAGTGCCAAGCGCGGATCGTGCGCAGCTCCATGAGCGGCATGACGATATACTCTTTTACCCGAATGAACATGCTCGCGAAGGCGTTCTCGGGGTAAGCTCCGGTGTGGTCGGAAGCCTCACGCTCAAGCCATTGTCGCCTGTCGGTCGACATATAATCCCGGATCAGGTCGGCATAGGCGTCGAGTTTACCGCGTAGCTCGGCGTCGAATGTTTCGACGTTCCAGACATCAATGATCGCATCGGGCAGGGTCATGCTCATGCAGTCGTGTAATCGGGTTTCGACCCGCTCCGCGATACCGGGGTCCGGTGAGAGGCTGGTCAAAAACGTACGCTAAGCTCGGCGACCGTCCCGATTGGGATCCCAATTGGGACGCTCGACGGCGTGCCAACGGATTGGGGTCCGTTAGCGTATATCTGGGTCCGTTCTATGTACCGCCCCCTAGAAGGGCCGCATGAGCTTCGGCCGCCTCGCCCGCACACTCGCTCTGCTCCTGCTGGGCGCGATGCTGTTCGTGCGGATGGGCCCAATGTGCGAGGCCATCGCGCAGGCTGCTCCGCCTGCGGAGGCGCATGCCGGAATGGCCGATTGCGATCGAGCGCCGCCCACGCCCGTGAAAAAGGCCCCTTCGGTGGACTGCGTAGGAGCCTGCATCGCAACGGCCCTCGACGTTCACACGTCTCCCGCGCCGCAGCTCGCCGTGCGGACGGATCCGCCCGCACCCGAGCCTCATGCCCTTGTTGGTCGCTCGGGCGGTCCTGCACCGCCACCTCCTCGAACCGCCTGATCGACGTGGATTCCGATCAATCAGTGCGTTTGAGGAAAATTACACATGAAGACCATCAAGTTCATCGGCGCGGCTATCGCGCTCGCGCTCGTTCCCGCCACGGCCTTTGCCGCCGCTGACTGCTGCGCGGGGAAGGAGTGCTGCAAGGATGGCGCCGACTGCTGCAAGGACAAGGACGGCGCGAAGAAGGATTGCTGCGCCGACATGAAGGACATGAAGCACGGCGAGCACGCCGGTCACGACATGTCGGGCATGCAGAAGAAGTAAGCTGGGAGGGGAGGCGTTCGCGCCTCCCCTTTTCAATGGCGGGCGAACACCCTGCGGCCGCTCGGCCCGAACGCGATCACGTCATAGGCCTGGGCCTTCATGCCCGGCATTTCCATGCCCGGTGAGCCCATCGGCATCCCGGCGACCGCGAGGCCGGTGACGCCCTTCGGATGCGTGGCCAAGGCGCGCTTCATGTCGGCAATCGGAACGTGCCCTTCGAAGGTCATGCCGTCGATAATGGCAGTGTGACAGGAGGCGAGGTCTTGAGGCACGCCGCGTGCCTTCATGAACGCCGGCCGGTTCGCATCGTCGACGACGCGGACGGCGCGGCCGAACTGCTCCTTCACCTGCTGCGCCCATTTCTCGCAACAGGGGCAACCCGGGTCGCGATGCATCAGGACGGGACCCGCGGCGAGAGCCCCCGCAGGGGTAGCGCACGCCAGCGCGGCGGCGAGAAGGCGAAAGCGATCCATATCTGAGTTCCCGGGTGGCCATCCCCCCGCACGGTGACGGGGGGAGGGACGGTAGTCGATTACTGGGCGCTCTTGCCATGCGCCCGCAGCCAGGCGTTCAACTCGCCGATCTCGCGGGTCTGCTCTGCGATCGTCTTGGTGGCCATCTGGCGAACCTTGGGGTCCTTGGTCTCGCGAAGCACGATACGCGACATGGCGATGCCGCCACGGTGGTGCTCGACCATCTTGCGGACCCACGTCTCGGTGGCATCGGCACCCATCGCCGACATCATCTTCTGATGCATGTCCATCTCGGCCTGCGGGTACGGGTTCGCCGGCGTCGGCCGCATCATCTGCCCGTGGTTCATGCCGGAATGGTCCATGCCCTGCATCTGGGCGACCGCGGGAGCCGCGCCGAGGGCGGTCGCGACGGCCATAATCATCATCTTCTTCATCGTGTCGCTCCTGCGTCAAAACTCCCGCTCAACAGGGATACGGGCTCAAACCGATTAGCCCTCAAGCGATGTTGCTCAGCGGATCGGCTGAAGCGTGTTGACGCCGACGCTCTCGTCGGTTTCGGGGGGCGGAGGAGGCACCTGCTTGTCGCGATAGGAGGGGAGGTCGGGCGCATTGTCGGGCGTGGGGTGCGCCTCAAGCCGGGCGATGTAGCGCTTCATCTGCGCGATCTCGCGGACCTGAGCGTCGATGATCCCGTCCGCGAGTTTCCGCACCTCGGGGTCTTTGATGTGAGCGCGCTCGCTGGTCATGATCGCGATCGAGTGATGCGGGATCATCGCCTTCATATAAGCAACGTCTCCGACCGTCTCCTGGCTGCGGACAAGCCACAAGGCACCGGCGAACACCGCGATCGAGGCCGCCACGATGCCGAGATTGGCCCGTCGGTCGGGATACATGCCCCACATGAAGCCGATCATGATGAGCGCCATCACGGCGCCCATGACGATCGCCATCCACGTCCGGGTCTGACTGTATTCGACATGGGCGAGCGCGTAAGTGTTGAGGTACATGAGCCCGAACATCACGACCGTCGACGTCGCGATCATCGCGGCGAAGCGCCCGTAGCTCATCCCCATACCGCCCTGTTTGGAGCCGGGGTCGTCGTGGTTCATGATGCGCTCTCCTGTGCGGCCCCACCCACTGAAGGATACGCAGCTCTCTAGCGGACCCCTTGAGCTTTTCTGCGACGTCGACGGGGCCAGCGCATGAAGAGCAGGATCGCCCCGGCGACAGCGAACACGAGTCCGCCCGCTGCGAAAGCGTTGAGCCACGGCGTGTTGAACCGCTCGTGCTCGGTCCAATCCATGATGTGAAGCCCCCAGAAGAAGTCGTAGAGCCGCCACGTGCCGGTCCGGACCGATGTCAGCCGCCCCGTCTCGGCGCCCACGTAGATGCGGGTCCCGTCGTCATCGGCGAAGGAAGCACGCCAGGCGGGGAGGGCACCGCGGTACTCGGTGCTGAGGCGCTCGATCCGCT
The sequence above is drawn from the Sphingomonas carotinifaciens genome and encodes:
- a CDS encoding efflux transporter outer membrane subunit — protein: MNRTIMLLPLLTLAACATGPRYAEPTPITALARPYANAPLPAAIAEGALERWWIQLGDPTLDALVADTLARNLDLDAARARLRRARAQRGVTRAAGLPTLDGTGAAQRQQTGSGSAKLNLGEAGGGGAGGSTDTLGIDDIPGSAFELYQASFDASWEVDLFGANRARTRAEDARVAAAGFDIEDVRTSLAAEVARDYLVVREVQARLAVLDRNLAIARRTQALAREQERAGLVTEADTARTDAQVLGIEAQIPQLRMQETQAAQRLAVLAAREPAALRDTLSPVRPIPASATVATGMPSELLLRRPDIRRAERELAAATHSEAGAVRDLYPSLSLNASYGGIRTGGLLEWASTLFSLGANLTAPIFDGGRRRAEVERQRANVDEALARYRSAVLGAFREVEDGLVASTRNRERLVLAERTVERRRRARTVLEEQYRAGLVGLLDLLTAERDLAEAETLTANARAQVTVDWIGLQKALGGGWRVVPAVEREKGA
- a CDS encoding DHA2 family efflux MFS transporter permease subunit translates to MSATPRSAAKPGVPPLLIAGIVSFGTLFETMNSTGLAVALNTIAGNLASSPESSDTILTGYLVAQAAILPLSGWASLYFGRKPFYICCVAAFTIASALCAMAWSIESLIFFRILQGMAAAGNAASESSIIADTLPAEQRGLGFALYGMAVVLGPAIGPVYGGWVAENASWHWIFWLNVPTGIAAVTGCILLLNDPPAVRNATRKRRAKGLRLDWFGFLLGAVGLASISYVLDRGQTNDWFATSSILWATVIGITCLLLWPIWEMLARDPVVKFRLFKNRNPAIAVVLIFVTGATLFGTPAIVPLLLQQQLGYNSTTAGLVLGLGALPVLFLLPVTGFLTGKVATRHLVGVGFVSVGIGMYLSSHIYPDLSFSQIVCFSIAQQLGVGLIYTPLQSQSYIGVPGKLREQAGTFMAIAVNMGGSVGTALAVTMLERGQQSYREQLVPYASPWRDEYQQALRQYGSAESFSQAIDTQAAVLSFQGVFFIIACAIAACLPLLFFLKGKPSPEDQEA
- a CDS encoding HlyD family secretion protein, whose product is MSEDHSATSDREQKQPSESGSEVQEDADGKRNASDDDTSGDSEADRDDDADKKKDGENDDAEDGDGDQDDDEDDRSAKEKASAWLDEPKHKLIAIAVLVLLVLAIIGAVLWWLEARKWQSTDNAYIRGPIARLSPGVSGNVTRVFVVDNQLVRAGQPLAAISVGSYEVALRQAEAEVESARAAVLQAQAALVSARAQVRQAGATARARDAEAVAADREYRRYASLSQGAVAEQQRDRALASSRSALETARAADETVRAQAAGIGQAEANIVAARARVRQAEANLANARLRRGDATVVAPIAGRVTQFDIEPGDYLSPGQPLAAIVGPARWVEANFKEDQLRLMRRGQAVELTISAFSGFKLAGYVDSFQAGSGAQFSALPPQNATGNWVKTVQRVPVKIRFRDDAFRDFPANADIVPGLSVTASVKVMP
- a CDS encoding DUF411 domain-containing protein gives rise to the protein MDRFRLLAAALACATPAGALAAGPVLMHRDPGCPCCEKWAQQVKEQFGRAVRVVDDANRPAFMKARGVPQDLASCHTAIIDGMTFEGHVPIADMKRALATHPKGVTGLAVAGMPMGSPGMEMPGMKAQAYDVIAFGPSGRRVFARH
- a CDS encoding DUF305 domain-containing protein, which translates into the protein MKKMMIMAVATALGAAPAVAQMQGMDHSGMNHGQMMRPTPANPYPQAEMDMHQKMMSAMGADATETWVRKMVEHHRGGIAMSRIVLRETKDPKVRQMATKTIAEQTREIGELNAWLRAHGKSAQ
- a CDS encoding DUF305 domain-containing protein, whose amino-acid sequence is MNHDDPGSKQGGMGMSYGRFAAMIATSTVVMFGLMYLNTYALAHVEYSQTRTWMAIVMGAVMALIMIGFMWGMYPDRRANLGIVAASIAVFAGALWLVRSQETVGDVAYMKAMIPHHSIAIMTSERAHIKDPEVRKLADGIIDAQVREIAQMKRYIARLEAHPTPDNAPDLPSYRDKQVPPPPPETDESVGVNTLQPIR